Proteins from a genomic interval of Leifsonia shinshuensis:
- a CDS encoding transglycosylase domain-containing protein: MGENDNINPARRRAGAATGFLALSVAAGVLVSAMVTPVVAVAGVATGAGIHVFETMPEALTVDALAQTTDIYARNGAGEPVLLASVYEQNRKNVGWDEVSGYVKDALISTEDPRFYRHSGVDIPSALRAAIGNAASGEVGSGASTITMQYVKNILVQRAEAIRDKAERQAAYREATKTGMDRKLREMRLAIGLEKSLTKDQILLGYLNIAHFGGSVYGIQAAAEYYYGVNAADLTLAQAATLVATVNEPNGLRIDDPENIGDNRFRRDNDVLAAMLREHAITQAQHDEAVATEIEPNITPPSTGCRTANPLGAGFFCDYVQRVIENEKVLADPKDSGHSTLSRGGYDIFTTLDLDLQAAAVAAVDAYVPHATDVLDLGASLVTVEPGTGRILAMAQNKDFNADPDETSAENTAVNYGADYDYGGSSGFQAGSTYKVFTLAEWLKDGRSLNDTVNGDARPMNLSTFKDSCQGSGTGTYSPKNDSAQRPGNMSVRSATAGSVNGAYFSMAQKLDQCEIRKTAEAFGLKRADGKPLTSYVSDVLGTNEVSPVRMAAAFAGIANKGVYCAPIAIDRIVGPDGAELPVPASACSEAVAPEVAATMASALQSVVRGGTGSASNPGDGIPVFGKTGTTDSEKDTWFVGSTTRLTTAVWVGNVNGDVSLRRSKVGGIQADQLRHRVWKQYMTAANKALPGDAFPESSPRPVRD, translated from the coding sequence ATGGGGGAGAACGACAACATCAATCCAGCGCGCCGACGTGCAGGGGCCGCGACCGGCTTCCTCGCGCTGAGCGTCGCCGCGGGAGTGCTCGTCAGCGCGATGGTGACGCCGGTCGTCGCCGTCGCGGGCGTCGCGACAGGGGCCGGCATCCACGTCTTCGAGACGATGCCGGAGGCGCTGACGGTCGACGCGCTCGCGCAGACGACCGACATCTACGCGAGGAACGGCGCAGGCGAGCCGGTCCTCCTGGCGTCCGTCTACGAGCAGAACCGCAAGAACGTCGGCTGGGACGAGGTGTCAGGCTACGTCAAGGACGCCCTGATCTCGACGGAGGACCCGCGCTTCTACCGGCACAGCGGTGTCGACATCCCGTCGGCCCTGCGCGCGGCGATCGGCAATGCGGCCTCGGGGGAGGTCGGCTCCGGCGCCTCGACCATCACCATGCAGTACGTCAAGAACATCCTCGTCCAGCGGGCCGAGGCGATCCGCGACAAGGCGGAGCGCCAGGCGGCCTACCGGGAGGCCACCAAGACCGGGATGGACAGGAAGCTCCGCGAGATGCGCCTCGCGATCGGGCTCGAGAAGTCCCTCACCAAGGACCAGATCCTGCTCGGCTACCTCAACATCGCGCACTTCGGCGGGTCTGTGTACGGCATCCAGGCCGCGGCCGAGTACTACTACGGCGTGAACGCGGCGGACCTCACGCTCGCCCAGGCCGCCACCCTCGTCGCCACGGTCAACGAGCCGAACGGCCTCCGCATCGACGACCCGGAGAACATCGGCGACAACAGGTTCCGCCGCGACAACGACGTCCTCGCCGCGATGCTGCGCGAGCACGCCATCACGCAGGCGCAGCACGACGAGGCCGTCGCCACCGAGATCGAGCCGAACATCACGCCGCCGTCCACGGGTTGCCGCACCGCCAACCCGCTCGGCGCCGGCTTCTTCTGCGACTACGTGCAGCGCGTCATCGAGAACGAGAAGGTCCTCGCCGACCCGAAGGACTCCGGCCACAGCACCCTGAGCCGCGGCGGCTACGACATCTTCACGACGCTCGACCTGGACCTCCAGGCGGCGGCCGTCGCGGCGGTCGACGCGTACGTCCCGCACGCGACGGACGTGCTCGACCTGGGCGCCTCGCTGGTCACGGTCGAGCCGGGCACCGGGCGCATCCTCGCGATGGCGCAGAACAAGGACTTCAACGCCGACCCGGACGAGACGTCGGCCGAGAACACCGCCGTCAACTACGGCGCGGACTACGACTACGGCGGGTCGAGCGGGTTCCAGGCCGGCTCCACCTACAAGGTCTTCACCCTCGCCGAGTGGCTGAAGGACGGCCGGTCGCTCAACGACACCGTGAACGGCGACGCGCGCCCGATGAACCTGTCCACGTTCAAGGACAGCTGCCAGGGCTCGGGGACCGGCACCTACTCGCCCAAGAACGACAGCGCGCAGCGCCCGGGGAACATGTCGGTGCGGTCGGCGACCGCCGGCTCGGTCAACGGCGCGTACTTCTCGATGGCGCAGAAGCTCGACCAGTGCGAGATCCGCAAGACGGCGGAGGCGTTCGGCCTCAAGCGCGCCGACGGCAAGCCGCTCACGTCCTACGTGTCCGACGTGCTCGGCACCAACGAGGTCTCGCCGGTGCGCATGGCCGCCGCGTTCGCGGGCATCGCCAACAAGGGCGTGTACTGCGCGCCGATCGCGATCGACCGCATCGTCGGCCCGGACGGCGCCGAGCTCCCGGTGCCGGCGAGCGCCTGCTCGGAGGCCGTCGCGCCGGAGGTCGCCGCGACGATGGCGTCCGCCCTGCAGAGCGTCGTGCGCGGCGGCACGGGGTCGGCGTCGAACCCGGGTGACGGGATCCCCGTCTTCGGCAAGACCGGCACGACCGACTCGGAGAAGGACACCTGGTTCGTGGGCTCCACCACCAGGCTGACCACCGCGGTCTGGGTCGGCAACGTCAACGGGGACGTGTCCCTGCGGCGCTCGAAGGTGGGCGGCATCCAGGCCGACCAGCTCCGCCACCGGGTCTGGAAGCAGTACATGACGGCGGCGAACAAGGCACTCCCCGGCGACGCCTTCCCGGAGTCCTCCCCGCGACCGGTGCGCGACTGA